The genome window TCAAACGTGCAAGCAGTTGAACATTGTGCAGGTCTGGCAACATTGTCTGCGAAAGCTACTCGGAACTTGCGGGTGTGTGAATCGGCTAAAGCAGTTGAGACACAAACCAAAATGCAAAGAGAGACGATGCATCAGTTAAAAAtcacatttcatatttaataagaaataataataaatgtaagtaagtaaaacatttaatttcaaagaaaCATTAGAAAAATAAGTTAATCTAATTATTTGAACCATgacacaaatataatattaataaacaatgcAATAATTGGAACATTGCAACAACAGATGCTATGAACAGGTGTTTTGGATTCAATTAAGCAATTGTATTTCCcctcatatttattattaaactgTTCATGATAACCTAGTGTTTGTATTGTCAATGCTTTGAAATTCTACAGTTCGTGTTcctcataaaaaaaaacacgcgTTATCAGTTATTTGCGGGGATGACTAAAGAGCGGgattttcaatgaaattatCTCGTCTTATGTTAAGCTCATGgttagtaaatatatatggcattatattagaatattattatagatttatatatttgcatagTGATGGAGTTGCtcattttacagggtattcgcGCAGTCATTATTccattgtttgtttatgtttggtCTCCCTCTTTGATCTGAAATGTTTGTTAATGTGATCATTTAATGGAATTGATAATGGTATAGCATGTGACTGAGAGGATAACATCTGTTTAATGAAAAGTATCATCACATGACGTATTATGGGTTGCTTTTCCACTTCTCCACCATCTCcatcttttactttttgttttattttgcacattttgctaaaattgaaatttattttcggACATCAAAAACCCCAGAGTCAAAGGCAAACTCTCGTATACTCAAAATCCATTGGAgctgataataataaatacagatTGTTCCGACtgtcacacacatacacacacacacatacatttatgCATGTATACAGTTAGGGAGCGCAAACCAGATCATTTGTTTCACATGCAGTTAAATCACGTTACGCCTCGATAAATGCGGTTAATCATGACCACCAAGAGTTTTACTTCTTGATTACTTTATGAGTTGGCGCCACTGATGGCTTCTTTCATACCCTTTAGGCATGGAAATAAATGGGATGTGCTCATTTATGTAACTTTTCAAAAGTATTCCGATTTTAGCCTGACTTTTTGTATAGTGCGCTGATTTTGAACAAATGAAGATAACTTAAAAAGCATATTGATGACTTTCTGTATTATAATAGTTTTGTTGAAGTAGGGTATCCTATAATAAGGCAGTTGAATTCACTAAAATCAGTTTGCTAGGTACATCAAAGAAGTTTTTTTAAGAGACATTGTGACAGCgcgatatttttaaaattaatttgtgccTTGAAGTTATGTACCTGAATatagataatatatatatattagttCTCTTCTTTATTTAGAATCTGTCTGTTTAGACAATaagtaaattgtttaattgattaatattaatattcacaTACAACATCTTATCAGTTGGAATTGTGAACACAAATGGACAAATACTATACAAAGTGAGATGGAAAGACAATTTTTTAGTGTAGAGACAACCATGCTCGACGTGGGTTTCGAACCCACAACTATTATATTATGaaaactataaatgaaaataagtgAAATACTTTGAAGGAGTAACTGCAAGTCATGCATTTCCACTCTCAATGCTTTTGCTGGCGttcaataaacaacaaaacacataaataCTACTTGAATCGTAAGTATTTGATGGTCCATTCATTAAGTTATTGGCGTGCTTTTCAGAGCGCGTGAGCAGCGTGCGCGTGAGTACATCAAATGAATAACGAGTGTATGTTGCGATCAGCCAGCCCCTCTTGCCACCCTCTGTGAGGCGGAAAGGAGTTGGAAGTGCTCAATTGGTGTTGCGGTTGCCGGCACTGATCTTTTATGCAccgctcgtcgtcgtcgttgtccaTTGTCCGTCCAGCGAGCATCGTTGGTTTTTCCTGGGTGTGCAAATGCGCCAATATTATTAATGGCTCTCACGCTCTTCAATTGAACTGAGCGCGCCCGCATTCAACATCTAGCCCCCCCTCCTTCCATTACACGCACTCTCTCGCTCCCTCACTCGATCGCTCTCCGCTCTCAGCTGCGACGTGCTGTCTGTACATTGTGTCTTCTCTGTCTCGACTCTCTGCGCTGCCTCATTTGCCGATCATTCGTCGGGTTGTGCAAAACAACGCTGCGTTTTCTATTCGAAACAATTTTTTCGTTGAAAAACATCTCGAGCGTAATTAGTGTCGCTCAGTGCTACGCAAACCGTGCTATCGTGTGGATTACTATTGATACACTCTGAAGAACAGTGTCGAGTGAGAAGTGAGACTACAAGtacaagtacaacaaaattcAGATCTccaatctgaaattgaaagcaatcgaatcgaatcgaattgaaTCACGAGGCAGTATGtcaaataaaagcaacttCATTGGCCTGTGCCTGGTGGCGGCTTTAATGATGCTGCAGTTTGTTAGCGCGGATATCGAGACAAATGAAGTGAATGATAATTCTGGTGATATTTATAGTAAGTGACTCCACATAGATCTTcaaccacacacaaaataacaacCTAACGCACAACAACTGCTATAATAATCAAACTCGTTACAGTGCTGCagggtgtgcgtgtgtatccAAATGATCGTCAGTGCGTTCTGGTCGGAGGTCTTTGCGTGCAGAGCGGCGACTGCAACGAACCCACAACCAACAAGGGTCTCTGCCCCAGCAGCTCGCATCTGGGTGTCGAGTGCTGCTACGAGTGTAAGTGGAGATCCAATGCAGTTTGAAGAGGAAGTTGCTCTAACACTTTGCAAATATCCTGCAGTTAAATCGAATTTGTTAGCGTGATCCCAAACTTAACTTCCTTAATTCCTCATTCTAAAACAAATTGATTCctatattcataattattgaatTGGTATTATGTCAATGTGCTCATATctattgttttcgttttcttttcatcACTAACCCCAAACTACGTCTACGTCTTACCCACTTTTCCCACTTGTCCGTCTTCAACGAAAATTCCCCGCTCATCTAATCCAATCCAATGCAGTGCCGGTAAGACCAGCGCCGTGTTCTCAGCACTTGGGCGAATGCAAGGACACCTGTAATCTGAGGTTGCATAGACCTGGCACCGATTGCGAGAATGGACAAGTGTGCTGCCTGCTTGTGAGATAAACACATCAAATGCTCTTCATATGGATGGATGAAACAACACCccttaaaaacaacaacaaaaaatataacaatactATAAAGGAAAACAATTGAGAGCATATGTCAACTGTagacaacacacatacacacgtatttattaaattatatattcttaCTTATATATTGTACAAGTAATTTTTGTATGAAATATTTCTGACTGCTGTAATAAAACGCactgtaaatattttgaactGACTTactctaaatatttattattatgtttgtgtttgcgttTGAGTTTGTCGCCGCCACTCACATGACCACTGATTATGTAAGTTCCTCGGCATTTGTCTGATCGGATCTGATCAATTGCTGAATCATATGCACAGAGAGCGACAAAGGTTGCTTACCAGGTCAGTCAGGCACTTCTTATCACCATTGTTTGTGCTcttcctctctccctctgtctttctctccctctcaacCAACGATGATGTTTGTCTTTGTGAGTGTCACGTGTAGACAGACATTGACGTACAGTTGTGTGGCCAGCGAGTTCTACATTCCAGCTTCGCAATTAATCTCTGGGTTATATGTAGGAACCCTATTTGCCGAGGGTATCACTGCGCTTTAGTATTCAATGTCAAGTTCAGCATTGGTTTAAGCGGACGCCGGACGCGATTTAATGAGGAGCAATGTTTCGCTTATTTTGGTGAATTTGGAGAACGTTTTTCTAAGAATTTGTTTTGGAAACTATGCGCATCAAATTCAGAAAttcagaaatatataaataaacgtCCTTGCGGAGCATTCGCAGTTGAAAGATTTATCAGACATCAGCTAGCAAGCAACACACACGATTAGATACACAAATGTGCGCTGCgcgtttgtttttatttatgctttatttatattttctcattACTAGTATTATAGTTATGCACGATTTCACAGCTaatgtttgcatatttattttatgacgTTATTTATAGCCGCGTGGGCGAGCACGCCCCAAGAGTTTAATGAATTGAGCCAAGGCGATTGTTGAGTTGAGCGAGGGGACGTGATTCGAGATGCCTCACAATTTAGTTAAGAGTGATCGATTTacaaagtaagaaagctacagttgatTGTGTGATTCCCGCTAACTATTTTTTAAAAGCAcaacagtgtggtattatttttaagatgtacaacaaaaatataccgaatgatgtattcaaaatatttcaaaaattacgAAGTATTACAGGTTGTCAGCCAAAGCcgatttttgtaatatttccCGATTTTCGGGGCGGAAATGAGCGGTTCAAAAATTtcagtaagaaaactacagtcgagtatgctcgactgtgatatacccgcAACCATATTccacatatatacaaaaaatataccgcaaaaatattaatatatactcCTACCGATGcttattttcggtatattcatattgaactacatttaaaatatactatagattacaaaatataccaaattgccAGTCAAAGCAGTAAGAGTTTTTTCATACAAAAGAACTTCtgaaataacttttacaattttatccGATCGAGGCTCTAGCTTCTAAATTACACTTACTATTCGATTGTTGTGGAATCTATATCTGAGATATAGGTAtttatacggacggacggacggacatggctatatcatcATTGCTGTTGatactgatcaagaatatatacacttTAAGGGGTCAGAGCTGCCTCTTtttacacataaatatataaattaattacaaaatacacTGCTTGCTGGGCATTAACCCTTTCTCTAATTCCCAAGCACATTAAGAACTTCTCTTTTCCTTTCTTATAAGGAGTTAGATTAGAACAGCGTCGAGCCCGCAAAACTCCTTTAAAGCAGTGTCATCCGCTTTTCGACTGTATGCAATATGgaatttgcaaaatttcatatatgggtaattctctggtaaatgtcgcgtgcgaacagcttttcagttacaaaaaaaaaacataaactaaaacaatttgaaaaataagtgaaggttattcttaaagctttggattagcgctaagattgattttagtaccttattctgttttacgataaaatatataaattcgttcattttttgttaattttgcaattatctgaacagaaaacaaaacagaaaaaaaattcgaaaaccattcttagctctaattaaagtactaatctagagctataaaaataacattttcttatttttaaaattgtttcagaatatatttttttttgtcactgaaaagctggtcgcacgcgacatccctcagagaattacccatatacaaTCAACGAGCAGATGATAAGGCTTTAACTACTTATTATTTGGTTAGACATTGAATTGTCAAATTCGGGGCACAAACAGACGTTGGAGACTTTGCGCCAAGGCGCTGAAGAATATCAATATCAAGTATTACGCTATGCTGACGAAGACAGAAGCCTGCACAAAAGTCTATAAACGATCCTGGAGTCTCGGACATCAAATGTATTTAGCCATAAAGCGAAGGagaattacaataataaatatttaagaaatgtagTATAGTAATGTTGAATATGGGGAAAAAATGTGGTGCAAgtaaataagaaagaaaataaaactgttGACAACTTAAAGATTCTCAATGATTGTTTATCTTCTTTTCGAAAGTGTTTATCGTCATCGAGTACTTGGATTATTACCTTGAGATTTGAAAAGACACTTGCGATGCAGTGGGAATTACTTGCACTATCTATTCAAAGCCCACACAcatggttgttgttgcaatgCAATTCCTTAATTTACTCAACCTCCGACAATGCCGTCAGTGAAAACGACAAAATGACTTTGACACATGAAACGGCGGCCTTGTCTGGACATTGaaacagttgttgttttcatgtCGTACATTTGATTATAACATATAGAGTACAGATTGTCATGAAATATATACTAAAGAAgcttattttcaattgaatcaAATCATTTAACTGCGTCTTAGATTGCATAACTTTTGCAATGTGCGACGAGAATTGCGACtacagagagagaaatacagagagaaagaaataTGAACTTTTCAATTACGATTTGAACTGttagaaaatgtaaaacaaatgcaaaaaggaaaaaaaaaaaaactattagcAATGGGAATATGCGAATAATACTCCACAGAATACACGTAATTGGACTTATCAACAATTGTCTaagtaatttgtattttgtatacgagtattttccattttgtagTTTCATTTTCAGCATATGGGTGCCTCTTATCAGGCTGCTGTGCAAACGTcacataataaattatttatgtgtttttgtttacgTTTTCGGTTTCGATTTGAATTTTGCCCCAGAACAACTATGAGCTAATCACTCTCTGGCATTTGCAATGTTCGGGCTTCTTTTCAATACCCTGTTAATGCTTCG of Drosophila nasuta strain 15112-1781.00 chromosome 3, ASM2355853v1, whole genome shotgun sequence contains these proteins:
- the LOC132791169 gene encoding uncharacterized protein LOC132791169 isoform X2, translating into MSNKSNFIGLCLVAALMMLQFVSADIETNEVNDNSGDIYMLQGVRVYPNDRQCVLVGGLCVQSGDCNEPTTNKGLCPSSSHLGVECCYEFKSNLLA
- the LOC132791169 gene encoding U-scoloptoxin(19)-Tl1a isoform X1 gives rise to the protein MSNKSNFIGLCLVAALMMLQFVSADIETNEVNDNSGDIYMLQGVRVYPNDRQCVLVGGLCVQSGDCNEPTTNKGLCPSSSHLGVECCYELPVRPAPCSQHLGECKDTCNLRLHRPGTDCENGQVCCLLVR